A DNA window from Bdellovibrio sp. BCCA contains the following coding sequences:
- a CDS encoding ferritin-like domain-containing protein, protein MSTKENKKVVSLLNEIIEMEISGVVRYLHYALMIKGPNRIPIVKWFHEQANEGYQHASLIGEKITALGGHPSLKVTPVPETKTHKVLDILKESLDFEEAALKKYKEVLKHCEDDVALEEMIRGMIRLETEHIEEVVKMLDTN, encoded by the coding sequence ATGTCGACAAAAGAAAATAAAAAGGTTGTTTCTCTTCTTAATGAAATCATCGAAATGGAAATTTCAGGTGTAGTTCGTTATCTGCACTATGCTTTGATGATCAAAGGTCCTAATCGTATTCCTATCGTGAAGTGGTTTCATGAACAAGCCAACGAAGGTTATCAACATGCATCTTTGATTGGTGAAAAGATCACAGCGTTGGGTGGACATCCTTCTTTGAAGGTGACTCCAGTTCCTGAAACCAAAACACACAAAGTTTTGGACATTCTTAAAGAAAGCTTGGATTTCGAAGAAGCGGCTTTGAAAAAATACAAAGAAGTGTTGAAGCATTGTGAAGACGATGTGGCTTTGGAAGAAATGATTCGCGGTATGATCCGTTTGGAAACAGAGCATATCGAAGAAGTCGTTAAGATGCTCGACACAAACTAA
- a CDS encoding PstS family phosphate ABC transporter substrate-binding protein produces the protein MKYSVLAVALLISSASFAQSKHLFSGSDTLGGVMTDAIIAAGLDQSIGYVGGGSSVGEKALVNGEIGIAPMSRPMKPEAIAQAQAAGVTPVEHVIALDGVSVFVNGTNGTPGLDLNTLARIFSCEITSWAQIPGSGKSGAINAFRRDDLSGTTDTFKTLVGVKKFGACVTIVHETADIAEKTATDADAIGYAGLSGKNEHNRELAISATGTAYVAPTAGTIRNGTYPLSRKLFVYEASGARTPNKAEAQLLEQLLDRSFLDPIVQDHDFVTLD, from the coding sequence ATGAAATATTCCGTTTTAGCGGTGGCTTTGCTGATTTCTTCAGCATCATTCGCTCAATCTAAACATTTGTTCTCTGGCTCTGACACTCTTGGTGGTGTGATGACAGATGCTATTATCGCAGCTGGTCTTGATCAATCCATCGGTTATGTTGGTGGTGGCTCTAGCGTTGGTGAAAAAGCATTGGTTAACGGCGAAATCGGTATCGCTCCAATGTCACGTCCGATGAAACCTGAAGCTATTGCGCAAGCGCAAGCAGCCGGTGTGACTCCTGTTGAACACGTGATTGCTTTGGATGGCGTTTCTGTTTTCGTTAACGGTACAAACGGCACTCCAGGTTTGGATTTGAACACGTTGGCTCGCATTTTCTCTTGCGAAATCACTTCTTGGGCGCAAATCCCAGGTTCTGGTAAATCAGGTGCGATCAATGCTTTCCGCCGTGATGACTTGTCTGGAACAACAGACACTTTTAAAACTTTGGTGGGCGTTAAAAAATTCGGAGCTTGCGTAACAATCGTTCATGAAACGGCTGATATCGCTGAAAAAACGGCAACGGATGCAGATGCTATCGGTTACGCAGGTTTGAGCGGTAAGAACGAACACAACCGTGAATTGGCGATCTCTGCTACGGGAACTGCTTATGTAGCTCCAACTGCGGGAACAATCCGCAACGGAACTTACCCACTTTCTCGTAAGTTGTTCGTTTATGAAGCTTCTGGTGCACGCACTCCAAACAAAGCGGAAGCGCAACTTCTTGAACAACTTTTGGATCGTTCTTTCCTTGATCCTATCGTTCAAGATCACGATTTCGTCACTCTTGATTAA